Sequence from the bacterium genome:
AGAAAAATAAGAGTACCAAAAGTTACACCCGTCTTAGCGAAAAAGACAAAGGTGATTATGCCGCAAATTATGATTGATGTAAAACAAGCAACTCAAAATGCCGTTGAATATTTAAAAAGTATGTTTGTTGGTGTTACAAATATCGCTCTTGAAGAAATGGAATTGACAGAGGACGAACAATTCTGGCTTATTACTTTAAGTTACAGCAACCCAGAAGAAATAGTAGGTATGTTTAAAACCATTAAGATATTCAAGGTTAGACGGGATACTGGAGAAGTGGTAGCAATGAAGATAAGGAAAATCTGATGAATAATGATTACATTAAATCACTATTTCAGAAATATAAAAAGCGAGGAATTATAGTTGATGCAAATTTACTTCTGGTATATTTTTTAGGCTCTTTTAATCCGCAACTCATCTCTCAATATAAAAGAACAAAAGATAACTATACTTTTGAGGACTTTAAGGATTTGTGTCGGATTATTAAATATTTTGACCGCGTTCTCACAACACCTAATATACTTACAGAAGTTAGCAACTTATCTTCGGCATTGAGGACAGAATACCTTATAGAATACTTTAAAAAATTTAAAGATATGGTTACGACATTAGATGAAGAAATTATTATGAGCAAGAGGGCTACTGAAAACAAATACTTTGAAAAATATGGTTTAACAGATGCAGTAATCATAGAATTATGTCAAAAAAAATACCTGGTGATAACAGATGATTTTCCTCTATCAAATTCATTGTCTCACATAAATATTGATGTCATAAATTTTAATCATATTCGACAATACAGATGGTCAATAGGTCAAAGGTAGAAATTAAAACCTATCCAGGTTGCTAAATTATGT
This genomic interval carries:
- a CDS encoding PIN domain-containing protein translates to MNNDYIKSLFQKYKKRGIIVDANLLLVYFLGSFNPQLISQYKRTKDNYTFEDFKDLCRIIKYFDRVLTTPNILTEVSNLSSALRTEYLIEYFKKFKDMVTTLDEEIIMSKRATENKYFEKYGLTDAVIIELCQKKYLVITDDFPLSNSLSHINIDVINFNHIRQYRWSIGQR